From a region of the Balaenoptera musculus isolate JJ_BM4_2016_0621 chromosome 15, mBalMus1.pri.v3, whole genome shotgun sequence genome:
- the LOC118881456 gene encoding LOW QUALITY PROTEIN: mitogen-activated protein kinase 6-like (The sequence of the model RefSeq protein was modified relative to this genomic sequence to represent the inferred CDS: deleted 3 bases in 2 codons), whose translation MAEKFESLMNIHGFDLGSRYMDLKPLGCGGNGLVFSAVDNDCDKRVATKKTVLTDPQSVKHALREIKIIGRLDHDNIVKVFEILGPSGSQLTDDVGLTELNSVYIVQEYMETDLANVLEQGPLLEEHARLFMYQLLRGLKYIHSANVLHRDLKPANLFINTEDLVLKIGIGDFGLAWIMDPHYSHKGHLSEGLVTKWYRSPGLLLSPNNYTKAIDMWAAGCIFAEILTGKTLFAGAHELEQMQLILESIPVVHEEGRQELLSVIPVYIRNDMTEPHKPLTQLLPGISREALDFLGQTLTFSPMDRLTAEEALSHPYMSIYSFPMDMPISSHPFHIEDEVDDILLMDETHSHIYNWERYHDCQFSDHDWPIHNNFDIDEVQLDPRALCHVTHEEEVQVDP comes from the exons ATGGCAGAGAAATTTGAAAGTCTCATGAACATTCATGGTTTTGATCTGGGCTCTAGGTATATGGACTTAAAACCATTGGGTTGTGGAGGCAATGGCTTGGTTTTCTCTGCTGTAGACAATGACTGTGACAAAAGAGTAGCCACCAAGAAAACTGTCCTTACTGATCCCCAGAGTGTCAAACATGCTCTACGGGAAATCAAAATTATTGGAAGACTTGACCATGATAACATTGTGAAGGTGTTTGAAATTCTTGGTCCTAGTGGAAGCCAGTTAACAGATGATGTGGGG CTTACCGAACTGAACAGTGTTTACATTGTTCAGGAGTACATGGAGACAGACTTGGCTAATGTGCTGGAGCAGGGCCCATTACTGGAAGAGCATGCCAGGCTTTTCATGTATCAGCTGCTACGTGGGCTCAAATATATTCACTCAGCAAACGTACTGCACAGAGATCTCAAACCAGCTAATCTTTTCATTAATACTGAAGACTTGGTGCTGAAGATAGGC ATAGGTGACTTTGGTCTTGCATGGATCATGGATCCCCATTATTCCCATAAGGGTCATCTTTCTGAAGGACTGGTTACTAAATGGTACAGATCTCCAGGTCTTTTACTTTCTCCTAATAATTATACTAAAGCCATTGACATGTGGGCTGCAGGCTGCATCTTTGCTGAAATACTGACTGGTAAAACTCTCTTTGCAGGTGCCCATGAACTTGAACAGATGCAGCTGATTTTAGAATCTATTCCTGTCGTACATGAGGAAGGTCGTCAGGAGCTGCTCAGCGTAATTCCAGTTTACATTAGAAATGACATGACTGAGCCACACAAACCTTTAACTCAGCTGCTTCCGGGAATTAGTCGAGAAGCACTGGATTTCCTGGGACAAACTTTGACATTTAGCCCCATGGATCGGTTGACAGCAGAAGAAGCACTTTCCCATCCTTACATGagcatttattcttttccaatggATATGCCAATTTCAAGTCATCCTTTTCATATTGAAGATGAAGTTGATGATATTTTGCTTATGGATGAAACTCATAGTCACATTTATAACTGGGAAAGGTACCATGATTGTCAATTTTCAGACCATGATTGGCCTATACATAACAACTTTGATATTGATGAAGTTCAGCTTGACCCAAGAGCTCTGTGCCATGTCACTCATGAAGAAGAAGTACAAGTCGATCCTTGA